The DNA segment ACGCGGCCCACAGCATCCACACGAATATCAGAATGCACGTCGTCATGGTCTCCGCGCGCACCAGAACGGTGATGCCCATGCAGAAGCCGGCCGCCATGGCGAGGGACCCATGGGGCCGTCGCGCCCATGCCTCGAGAAGATTGAAGAGCAACAGAAGTAGAAACAAGAAGAGCGCGGGCTGGTTTAACTCCATTTCGTAATATACAAAGGCCCAGTAGGTTGCCATGAAAGCGGCTGCAAAGAGTCCGGCGGCGTCGCCGAACAGGCGCCGTCCCAAGCGGAAGGATAGCAATGCCGTTCCGAGCCCAAGGACGATCTGCGCCAGTCGGGGAACGAGATAGTCCAAACCTCCGGCCCAGTAGACCGCGGCGAGGAAGAAAGAATAACCGGGCGCGTTAGGCAGGGGAAATCCTTCAACAAACGGGCTGGGACCGCCACCGGGTGGTGTCCAGTCGCCGGTGACAATCGCGCGCGCCCAGTAGTCCCGGAAGCCCGCGTCGTGCAAAGGCCTGGTGAAATCGGGCAGACGGCGCGCTTCGTTCAAGTAGGCGAGCCGCAGGCCAAGGCCGGCAAGGACAATGACCGAAAGCGCCAACAGAACACGTCTTGATACGGGTGGAAGCTGTTGCGTGGCCATCGCGGAAATTTCCCTCTATGCCGAGGGCATTCCAGGCGTGCCGGACGCCGGTTTCAGCGCGGTGTACCCATCATGCGGGACCGCGGCGCGTGCGTTCAGGCACGCCGCGGTGATTTCATACACCTGCTCCACGGAGATGAACTGCATGCACTTGTTGTCCTGGCAAAAGGACAGCCGCTGGTTGGCCGCACTCAGGCAAGGACTGCACGCCAGCCCTATGTGAATTGCATGCACACGCGGGCCCAGCGGCGCATAGAGAGCCGGGATTTCCGGTCCGAACATGACCACGATATCCACGTCCGTAAGGGAGGCAAAATGGGCGGGACCGCTATCGGAAGTGACGAGTACTTCGGCTTCGTGAAGCAAGACCATGAGGTCGCGTAAGGCGAATGCCCCCGCGAAGTTGAACGTCCGCCCGGGGTCGATCGCTTGGCGCAATGCCTCGGCTTCCGAAGCGCCTTCGGCAATCCCGGAGATCGCGATGGAAACATCCGGGAAAGTGGCCAGAATCCGTCTGCCTAACGCCAGGTAACACGCGGTCGGCCAGCGGCGTATGGGCATGATGTCGTCGAACTTGGGATTGAACACCACCCAACGCGTTGCCTGGAATGGCGCACCGTGTTCCTCCATTATGGCGCCCAAGCGGACGATATCCGCCCGCGCCGGTCGAAAAGGCGAAAGCCGATCCTCATGAGCGACGGGAATGTACTTGGCCAGCGGCGCCTCGTCGGGGTCGCGCTGTGCGGCGGCCAGGAGGACATCATAGTGCACCGCGACGTGATGGTGCGGGTTGTACTGCACCCGATGGGTCAGCAGATTGCCGCGGTAGAGCCCTTCATTCGCGAAACGATGCAATCCGACGCGCCTTGATGCACCGGAAAGAAACGCAACTATTGCGGAAATCCTCGCGAACAGTTCCATATCGACCGTGGTGTCGATCTTGCGCGCGCGAATCTTTAGCAACGCGCGCATCATATCTCCCACAAACTGCAGGAACGAATCATCGCGGACAACGAGGATGTTGTCCGGAGGCAGAAGACCCATGATGTCCAGGATGGCCCGGTTCTTCTGGAAAGCGAGAAAATAGACGTTTTCCTGGCCAACCAGACCGATGGCGTCCTTCATTGCCTGGGAAGCCAATACGGTAGCGCCTTGTTCGGCAAGCTTGATGAACAGGATGCGCCGGACCGGGAGCAGGGATTTGCGCCAGCCGGGCAACATGGCCGCTATGCGACGGAACGCAGAGAGCATGAAACACACCGGCACGCCGATGTAGAAATCGATCCCGCGAGTAGTCCGGATTTTCACGTTGGTTGCCCTGTCGCGGTTGTGGTTTTCGTGACGTTGCGCTGATTATGCCACGAGCGAGCGCGAGTAGCGAATCGGGCCGCAAACAGGTTGTTTCTTGGTGGGCCTTCCGCGAGAATCACGGACACGCGGGCGAACAAGGACGCGGAATCCGGGCCAGAGGCGTTCAATGCTGCGCGGGGCCCGCGCTTTCGATGCGCGCGCGAAGTTCCTGATTTTCCGGCGCAAGTTCGAGAGCCGCCCGGTACTGTTCCAGAGCATCGGCGGACCGTCCCGCGGCGGCAAAGGCGTCGCCCAGGTTCACATGAGCCGGGAGCAGCGACGGGTCGAGCCGCACGGCTTCTTGCAGGTGGATAATCGCCTCGTCCACGAGTCCCTGCCGCAGCATCATGTAGCCGGTGTTGTTCTGCGCTTCCGCATAGGCTGGCATTAGCCCGATGGCTTTGCGATAGCAGTCCAGTGCTTCCTTCGGCTTTCCTGCCTGGTCCAGGAGCAGACCCAGCCGGTTGTAGGCGTACGCGTCGGCCGGGTCCGCTTCAAGCGCGGCGACGAGTTCGCGCGCGGCCTCTTGCGCACGCCCAACCGATAACAACAGGTCACTCAGGTTCAGCCGGGCGCGGTTGCACACGGGGTCCAGCTCGAGAGCGCGGCGGTAGGCCCTTTCTGCTTCGGCGGTCTGATTCAGCTGGTGCAGCGCGAATCCTAATCCGT comes from the Candidatus Hydrogenedentota bacterium genome and includes:
- a CDS encoding glycosyltransferase family 9 protein, translated to MKIRTTRGIDFYIGVPVCFMLSAFRRIAAMLPGWRKSLLPVRRILFIKLAEQGATVLASQAMKDAIGLVGQENVYFLAFQKNRAILDIMGLLPPDNILVVRDDSFLQFVGDMMRALLKIRARKIDTTVDMELFARISAIVAFLSGASRRVGLHRFANEGLYRGNLLTHRVQYNPHHHVAVHYDVLLAAAQRDPDEAPLAKYIPVAHEDRLSPFRPARADIVRLGAIMEEHGAPFQATRWVVFNPKFDDIMPIRRWPTACYLALGRRILATFPDVSIAISGIAEGASEAEALRQAIDPGRTFNFAGAFALRDLMVLLHEAEVLVTSDSGPAHFASLTDVDIVVMFGPEIPALYAPLGPRVHAIHIGLACSPCLSAANQRLSFCQDNKCMQFISVEQVYEITAACLNARAAVPHDGYTALKPASGTPGMPSA